Proteins encoded by one window of Vigna radiata var. radiata cultivar VC1973A chromosome 5, Vradiata_ver6, whole genome shotgun sequence:
- the LOC106760516 gene encoding pollen receptor-like kinase 4: protein MGARSASVVRAPFMNVKLTLWLSLVKGNVIVLVLASILISSSWCTSAKAMYSDAEALMKFKKSLTNTVALESWDSTTNSKPPCSGNIPNWVGLFCLRDKVWGLRLENMGLTGTIDIMTLASIPALRSVSLMNNTFVGPLPSVRLLPNLKALYLSYNHFSGQIPDDEFKGLHKLRKLYLSNNEFTGQIPSSIATLPSLLILRLDSNKFQGQIPLFQHFNTTSFINFSNNQLEGPIPPSLITFGASPFSGNPGLCGAPLKNVCQEVATPSKMRLLKILLAIVTSALILAILVIVLVIYRLRSLTSQLQQQSSAEDHMASTLQGQGQVQVQVPPIYVKTKSLADHYDASPRQASSFQGVGRARSRRVEPGKLIFLRPQEPMFDLQDLLRSSAEILGSAGFGSSYKAVILDGYPVVVKRYKHMNNLPREEFHEHMRRLANLNHPNLLPLLAYYYKKEEKLLLSAFVHNGCLASHLHGNHNSQKLGLDWPTRLKIVKGIARGLAYLYSALPSVIVPHGHLKSSNVLLDESFEPLLTDYALSPVINLDHAQKVILPYKSPEYAQLGRITKKTDVWSFGILILEILTGKFPENYLTLRHNTDSDIASWVNTMITEKRTSDMFDVEMGGIGNCKAELLKLLKIGLSCCEENVERRLDIKEALEQIEELKESENDAINGEYSSNLMTTERNTYRAV from the exons ATGGGGGCGCGCTCTGCTTCGGTGGTGCGCGCACCATTCATGAATGTGAAGCTGACGCTGTGGTTGAGCTTGGTTAAGGGTAACGTAATTGTGTTGGTATTGGCATCAATATTAATATCATCAAGCTGGTGCACATCAGCGAAAGCCATGTATTCTGATGCGGAGGCGCTGATGAAGTTCAAGAAGTCGTTGACAAACACAGTGGCCTTGGAAAGTTGGGATTCAACCACAAACTCAAAGCCACCTTGCTCTGGAAACATTCCAAACTGGGTCGGGTTGTTTTGTTTGAGGGACAAGGTTTGGGGGTTGCGACTCGAGAACATGGGCCTAACAGGCACAATCGATATAATGACTCTCGCTTCCATCCCCGCTCTCCGCTCTGTTAGCCTGATGAACAACACCTTTGTGGGTCCCTTGCCTAGCGTAAGGTTGCTGCCAAATCTCAAGGCCCTCTACCTCTCCTACAATCATTTCTCAGGACAGATTCCCGACGATGAATTTAAGGGTTTGCATAAATTGAGGAAACTTTATTTGTCCAATAATGAGTTCACAGGTCAAATTCCTTCCTCCATTGCCACCTTGCCTTCTCTCCTCATCCTCCGTCTCGACTCAAACAAGTTTCAAGGTCAAATCCCCCTCTTCCAGCACTTTAATACTACTAGTTTCATCAACTTTTCTAACAATCAGTTGGAGGGTCCCATTCCGCCCAGTCTAATCACCTTCGGCGCCTCCCCATTTAGCG GTAACCCTGGACTATGCGGGGCGCCCCTCAAGAATGTGTGCCAAGAGGTAGCCACACCGTCCAAAATGCGTCTTCTAAAAATTTTACTAGCTATTGTCACGAGTGCATTGATTCTAGCCATCCTGGTTATAGTATTGGTGATATATCGGTTGAGGTCACTGACATCCCAACTGCAACAACAATCTTCAGCAGAAGATCATATGGCCTCAACGTTGCAGGGCCAGGGCCAGGTCCAGGTCCAGGTTCCTCCCATTTATGTCAAAACTAAAAGCCTAGCGGATCACTACGATGCTAGTCCCAGGCAAGCGTCATCATTTCAGGGTGTTGGACGTGCACGTTCCAGGAGGGTGGAACCAGGCAAACTCATATTCCTCAGGCCTCAAGAACCTATGTTTGATTTGCAGGATTTGCTAAGGTCCTCCGCTGAAATTCTTGGAAGTGCAGGATTTGGCTCCTCCTACAAGGCCGTCATTTTAGACGGTTACCCCGTTGTTGTCAAGAGGTACAAGCATATGAACAATTTGCCCAGAGAGGAGTTCCACGAGCACATGCGAAGACTAGCCAATCTCAACCATCCCAATCTTCTCCCTCTCCTCGcctattattataaaaaggaagaaaagctTCTCCTCTCTGCTTTTGTTCACAATGGTTGCTTGGCCAGTCATCTTCATG GCAATCATAACTCTCAAAAGCTTGGACTTGACTGGCCAACTCGTTTGAAAATCGTGAAAGGTATAGCCAGGGGTTTGGCTTACCTATACAGTGCACTCCCAAGCGTAATTGTGCCTCATGGTCATCTCAAATCTTCCAACGTCCTTTTGGATGAATCCTTCGAGCCCCTGCTCACTGATTATGCCCTCAGCCCCGTCATCAACCTTGACCATGCCCAAAAAGTTATCTTGCCTTACAAATCTCCAGAATATGCTCAACTTGGGCGCATTACAAAGAAGACTGATGTGTGGAGTTTTGGAATTCTGATTCTGGAGATCTTGACCGGCAAATTCCCTGAGAACTATCTCACACTTAGGCATAATACTGATTCTGACATAGCCAGTTGGGTCAATACCATGATTACTGAGAAACGCACCAGTGACATGTTTGACGTAGAGATGGGAGGAATTGGAAATTGTAAAGCTGAATTACTCAAACTCCTGAAGATTGGCTTGAGTTGTTGTGAGGAGAATGTGGAAAGAAGGCTTGATATCAAGGAAGCTCTTGAGCAAATTGAAGAGTTGAAAGAGAGCGAAAATGATGCTATTAATGGAGAATACTCCTCCAATCTCATGACCACAGAAAGAAATACTTATAGAGCTGTCTAA
- the LOC106761451 gene encoding U-box domain-containing protein 35-like gives MITRYSIFPPHYSLLYKIFRQIHCLDVLLEDNDVVKAITEYVSYAAIENLVIGATSRHGFIRFKSSSCASTSISKGAPDFCTVFIISKGKISSVRNATRPAAHTSPLLIHIRNLKNKDENQQEIPFRNTNTRDRTPFKPQNWHDESIQSPFPRGRGTNRLSCVDFPDSDTEISFVSSDRPSSCRSSSVYDYIDASRTPRASTSSDHSCGSTRLGLKFNDLGSPDTSFSHESSRTSFSYSSQSMDEEAAEADMKRLKLELKQTMDMYSKACREALTAQHKLMELTHWRIEEEKKLEEARLAEEAALAIAEKEKARCRAAMETAEASKKIAEVETHKRATVEVKALKEAEEMRKLLDNLAQTDVRYRRYCIEEIEAATNFFSESQKIGEGGYGPVFKCFLDHTPVAVKVLRPDAAQGKSQFQQEVDILSCMRHPNMVLLLGACPEYGILIYEYMANGSLEDCLFRKRKNKVLSWQLRFRIAAEITTGLLFLHQTKPEPLVHRDLKPGNILLDQNYVSKISDVGLARLVPAVAEDVTQCCMTSAAGTFCYIDPEYQQTGMLGVKSDVYSLGIIFLQLLTGRPPMGLAHHAGQAIEKETFEEMLDPSVTDWPLQQALCLANIAVKCAELRRKDRPDLANVVLPELDKLREFAEENMTLRLFPINLGCTAPSPCHSEISVQQDVISDPRLVHSVGSSAPSTPTEEKH, from the exons ATGATAACACGGTATTCCATTTTTCCCCCACATTATTCGCTGCTGTACAAAATATTTCGTCAGATACACTGCCTTGATGTCCTACTTGAAGACAATGATGTTGTGAAAGCAATAACGGAATATGTCTCTTATGCTGCGATTGAAAACTTGGTGATTGGTGCAACATCCAGGCATGGGTTTATTCG ATTTAAGTCATCATCATGTGCCTCAACTAGCATATCAAAGGGGGCGCCGGACTTTTGTACCGTGTTCATCATTTCAAAGGGAAAAATCTCGTCAGTTCGGAATGCTACTCGTCCAGCCGCGCATACATCTCCACTTCTGATCCATATACGTAATCTAAAGAACAAGGACGAAAATCAGCAAGAAATACCCTTCAGAAATACGAATACGAGag ACAGGACGCCATTCAAACCTCAGAACTGGCACGATGAATCTATTCA GTCTCCATTTCCAAGAGGAAGAGGCACGAATAGATTGTCATGCGTGGACTTCCCAGACTCAGATACGGAAATATCATTTGTAAGCTCCGATAGGCCAAGCAGTTGCCGTTCGTCCTCCGTTTATGACTATATTGACGCAAGCCGAACTCCGCGGGCTTCTACCAGTTCAGATCATAGCTGTGGATCAACCCGATTGGGACTCAAGTTCAATGACCTCGGTTCACCCGATACCTCATTCTCTCACGAAAGCAGTAGAACATCATTCTCATATTCATCACAGAGCATG GATGAAGAAGCAGCAGAAGCTGATATGAAGAGGCTGAAGCTTGAGTTAAAGCAAACGATGGATATGTACAGTAAAGCATGCAGAGAAGCACTAACAGCCCAGCATAAG TTAATGGAGTTGACACACTGGAgaattgaggaagaaaaaaaattggaagagGCACGATTGGCTGAGGAAGCTGCGCTGGCAATTgcagagaaagagaaagcaagATGTAGAGCAGCCATGGAAACTGCTGAAGCATCGAAGAAAATTGCTGAGGTTGAAACACACAAAAGAGCGACTGTTGAAGTTAAAGCTCTTAAAGAAGCAGAGGAAATGAGGAAGCTTTTGGACAATCTAGCCCAAACTGATGTAAGATATAGGAGATACTGTATAGAGGAGATTGAAGCAGCCACGAACTTCTTTTCTGAATCCCAGAAAATCGGAGAAGGAGGTTATGGCCCTGTTTTTAAATGTTTCCTTGATCACACTCCAGTTGCTGTCAAGGTTCTACGTCCAGATGCTGCTCAAGGGAAGTCACAGTTTCAGCAAGAG GTTGACATTCTGAGCTGCATGCGACACCCAAACATGGTGCTTCTTCTGGGAGCATGTCCGGAGTATGGCATATTGATATATGAATATATGGCTAATGGAAGCCTAGAAGATTGCCTGTTTCGAAAAAGGAAGAACAAGGTTCTGTCTTGGCAGCTGAGGTTCCGAATTGCTGCAGAGATAACGACGGGCCTTCTATTCCTGCATCAGACCAAGCCTGAACCTTTAGTGCACCGTGATCTGAAACCAGGCAACATTTTGCTAGACCAGAATTATGTGAGTAAGATAAGCGATGTTGGATTAGCAAGGCTTGTCCCAGCAGTTGCTGAAGACGTGACACAATGCTGCATGACATCAGCAGCTGGAACATTTTGTTATATTGATCCTGAGTATCAGCAAACAGGAATGCTTGGGGTGAAGTCAGATGTTTATTCTCTAggaataatttttcttcaactATTGACTGGCAGACCTCCAATGGGTTTAGCTCACCATGCCGGGCAGGCTATAGAGAAAGAAACCTTTGAGGAAATGCTGGACCCATCTGTAACCGATTGGCCTCTTCAACAAGCCTTGTGCCTTGCAAACATAGCAGTCAAGTGTGCGGAACTTAGGCGAAAAGATAGGCCAGACCTTGCCAATGTGGTGTTGCCAGAGCTCGATAAATTGAGAGAATTTGCAGAAGAAAACATGACACTGCGATTGTTTCCCATCAATTTAGGATGCACTGCTCCCTCTCCCTGCCACAGTGAAATTTCTGTGCAACAG GATGTGATAAGCGACCCGCGCCTTGTACATTCCGTAGGCTCATCAGCTCCATCAACTCCTacagaagaaaaacattaa
- the LOC106759735 gene encoding transcription termination factor MTERF2, chloroplastic isoform X1: MLVKIQTNWFVPVAVPFSVPHKLEGCFVMSKCVLSTHTPILFEVDNDKARRRRRRRSNWSCGCGSEEAHVQRQDFSESESKRELEVQEARRAISSYLGELGVSEEESLSIAWNCPGYVNMLLEGVRDLDEWGWETDEEIAGLSFKDKILRVAAQKGDKGKIAYLETLGLTLSWSINVAGYLSAHTLPSLIHKVTRIKQLFFSPPDNDGDNDNDHHPSLLVRNIRLTMRHLSISIDEDLQRTFSFFEKLQAKPGGLNILASQDSAFSSLIQSFPRMLHLSLDNHLTLILDSLLNFGIPTSRISHIILAFPPLLFWNLQILQTRLLAVKQINVADQDYAKFLLKYPWFLSTSIQENYAELLAFSYSIKVPKTQIDRAIESHPHLLSCSTSKLELMVDQFAKLGVRKKKLSQVITRSPQLLLRKPKDFLQIVLLFENMDLDKETIGRILARCPEIFASSINKTLQRKIEFLGRVGICKAFLPGVIRKYPELLVSDIDKTLILRIMYLMKLGLSEEEIAFMVRTFSPLLGYSIEGVLKPKIEFLVNSMERPVRDVVSYPRYFSYSLEKKIKPRYWVLKRRDIKCSLKDMLGKNDEEFAAEFMGIGRMPVSHPVSSNDSL, from the exons ATGTTGgttaaaattcaaacaaattggTTTGTGCCTGTTGCAGTTCCATTCTCAGTCCCACACAAGCTCGAGGGTTGTTTTGTAATGAGTAAGTGCGTTTTATCCACGCATACTCCTATTCTATTTGAAGTCGATAATGATAAAgcaagacgaagaagaagaagaagatcaaattggagttgtggttgtggttcgGAGGAGGCACATGTACAGAGACAGGATTTCTCTGAATCTGAATCCAAACGGGAATTGGAAGTGCAGGAAGCTCGCAGGGCCATTTCAAGTTATCTCGGAGAATTGGGAGTGTCAGAGGAGGAATCGTTGTCCATCGCGTGGAATTGCCCGGGTTATGTGAATATGTTACTGGAAGGTGTGAGGGATTTGGATGAGTGGGGTTGGGAGACAGATGAAGAGATTGCGGGATTGAGCTTCAAGGACAAGATTCTTCGTGTTGCCGCTCAAAAAGGAGACAAGGGGAAAATTGCCTACTTAGAGACTCTTGGTCTCACTCTCTCTTGGTCTATCAACGTCGCCGGATATCTCTCCGCTCACACCCTCCCTTCTCTAATACACAAGGTTACGCGCATCAagcaacttttcttttctcctcccGATAACGACGGCGATAACGATAACGATCACCACCCCTCGTTGCTCGTGAGAAACATTCGCCTCACTATGCGCCACTTGTCCATTTCAATTGACGAAGACCTGCAACGCACTTTCTCCTTTTTCGAAAAGCTTCAAGCAAAGCCTGGTGGCCTAAACATCTTGGCTTCCCAAGATTCTGCGTTCTCTTCCTTAATCCAATCCTTCCCCCGTATGCTTCACTTATCCTTAGATAACCACTTAACACTCATACTGGATTCTCTCCTCAACTTTGGAATCCCCACATCTCGCATCTCACACATAATACTGGCTTTCCCTCCTCTTCTCTTCTGGAATCTTCAAATCCTGCAAACTAGACTCCTCGCCGTCAAGCAG aTTAACGTTGCTGATCAAGATTATGCCAAGTTTCTGCTAAAATATCCTTGGTTTCTGTCGACAAGTATTCAAGAAAATTATGCGGAGCTCCTTGCTTTTTCGTATTCTATCAAG GTTCCAAAGACACAGATAGACCGTGCAATTGAAAGCCACCCTCATCTATTGAGCTGTTCAACTAGCAAGCTCGAGTTGATGGTAGATCAGTTTGCTAAACTTGGAGTTCGGAAGAAAAAGTTAAGTCAGGTTATTACTAGAAGTCCTCAATTGCTACTACGGAAGCCCAAAGACTTTCTACAG ATTGTTCtgttgtttgaaaatatggATTTAGATAAAGAAACTATTGGAAGAATACTTGCCCGCTGCCCTGAAATTTTTGCTTCCAGCATTAATAAAACTTTACAGAGGAAGATTGAGTTCCTTGGTAGGGTTGGCATTTGTAAGGCTTTCCTACCAGGGGTTATCAGAAAGTATCCTGAATTACTTGTATCTGACATTGACAAAACATTAATACTAAG GATAATGTACTTGATGAAGTTAGGTCTTTCAGAAGAAGAGATAGCATTTATGGTACGCacattttctcctcttcttggGTACAGTATAGAGGGGGTTCTTAAGCCAAAAATAGAATTCCTGGTGAACTCAATGGAGAGGCCAGTAAGAGATGTGGTGAGTTACCCTCGGTATTTTAGCTATTCActagagaagaaaataaagccAAGATATTGGGTGTTGAAAAGAAGGGATATCAAATGTAGCTTAAAGGATATGCTGggaaaaaatgatgaagaatttgCCGCTGAGTTTATGGGTATTGGAAGGATGCCCGTCTCTCATCCCGTTTCTTCTAATGATAGCCTGTAA
- the LOC106759735 gene encoding transcription termination factor MTERF5, chloroplastic isoform X2 yields MLVKIQTNWFVPVAVPFSVPHKLEGCFVMSKCVLSTHTPILFEVDNDKARRRRRRRSNWSCGCGSEEAHVQRQDFSESESKRELEVQEARRAISSYLGELGVSEEESLSIAWNCPGYVNMLLEGVRDLDEWGWETDEEIAGLSFKDKILRVAAQKGDKGKIAYLETLGLTLSWSINVAGYLSAHTLPSLIHKVTRIKQLFFSPPDNDGDNDNDHHPSLLVRNIRLTMRHLSISIDEDLQRTFSFFEKLQAKPGGLNILASQDSAFSSLIQSFPRMLHLSLDNHLTLILDSLLNFGIPTSRISHIILAFPPLLFWNLQILQTRLLAVKQINVADQDYAKFLLKYPWFLSTSIQENYAELLAFSYSIKIVLLFENMDLDKETIGRILARCPEIFASSINKTLQRKIEFLGRVGICKAFLPGVIRKYPELLVSDIDKTLILRIMYLMKLGLSEEEIAFMVRTFSPLLGYSIEGVLKPKIEFLVNSMERPVRDVVSYPRYFSYSLEKKIKPRYWVLKRRDIKCSLKDMLGKNDEEFAAEFMGIGRMPVSHPVSSNDSL; encoded by the exons ATGTTGgttaaaattcaaacaaattggTTTGTGCCTGTTGCAGTTCCATTCTCAGTCCCACACAAGCTCGAGGGTTGTTTTGTAATGAGTAAGTGCGTTTTATCCACGCATACTCCTATTCTATTTGAAGTCGATAATGATAAAgcaagacgaagaagaagaagaagatcaaattggagttgtggttgtggttcgGAGGAGGCACATGTACAGAGACAGGATTTCTCTGAATCTGAATCCAAACGGGAATTGGAAGTGCAGGAAGCTCGCAGGGCCATTTCAAGTTATCTCGGAGAATTGGGAGTGTCAGAGGAGGAATCGTTGTCCATCGCGTGGAATTGCCCGGGTTATGTGAATATGTTACTGGAAGGTGTGAGGGATTTGGATGAGTGGGGTTGGGAGACAGATGAAGAGATTGCGGGATTGAGCTTCAAGGACAAGATTCTTCGTGTTGCCGCTCAAAAAGGAGACAAGGGGAAAATTGCCTACTTAGAGACTCTTGGTCTCACTCTCTCTTGGTCTATCAACGTCGCCGGATATCTCTCCGCTCACACCCTCCCTTCTCTAATACACAAGGTTACGCGCATCAagcaacttttcttttctcctcccGATAACGACGGCGATAACGATAACGATCACCACCCCTCGTTGCTCGTGAGAAACATTCGCCTCACTATGCGCCACTTGTCCATTTCAATTGACGAAGACCTGCAACGCACTTTCTCCTTTTTCGAAAAGCTTCAAGCAAAGCCTGGTGGCCTAAACATCTTGGCTTCCCAAGATTCTGCGTTCTCTTCCTTAATCCAATCCTTCCCCCGTATGCTTCACTTATCCTTAGATAACCACTTAACACTCATACTGGATTCTCTCCTCAACTTTGGAATCCCCACATCTCGCATCTCACACATAATACTGGCTTTCCCTCCTCTTCTCTTCTGGAATCTTCAAATCCTGCAAACTAGACTCCTCGCCGTCAAGCAG aTTAACGTTGCTGATCAAGATTATGCCAAGTTTCTGCTAAAATATCCTTGGTTTCTGTCGACAAGTATTCAAGAAAATTATGCGGAGCTCCTTGCTTTTTCGTATTCTATCAAG ATTGTTCtgttgtttgaaaatatggATTTAGATAAAGAAACTATTGGAAGAATACTTGCCCGCTGCCCTGAAATTTTTGCTTCCAGCATTAATAAAACTTTACAGAGGAAGATTGAGTTCCTTGGTAGGGTTGGCATTTGTAAGGCTTTCCTACCAGGGGTTATCAGAAAGTATCCTGAATTACTTGTATCTGACATTGACAAAACATTAATACTAAG GATAATGTACTTGATGAAGTTAGGTCTTTCAGAAGAAGAGATAGCATTTATGGTACGCacattttctcctcttcttggGTACAGTATAGAGGGGGTTCTTAAGCCAAAAATAGAATTCCTGGTGAACTCAATGGAGAGGCCAGTAAGAGATGTGGTGAGTTACCCTCGGTATTTTAGCTATTCActagagaagaaaataaagccAAGATATTGGGTGTTGAAAAGAAGGGATATCAAATGTAGCTTAAAGGATATGCTGggaaaaaatgatgaagaatttgCCGCTGAGTTTATGGGTATTGGAAGGATGCCCGTCTCTCATCCCGTTTCTTCTAATGATAGCCTGTAA